Genomic segment of Gemmatimonadota bacterium:
GGGCAAAATGAAGGACGCTGATGTCGCGAGAGCGGTGGAAACCGTGCAGGATAAGGCCGACATCATGTGGGAAGGCTGGAACAGGTTTCATGGTTAAGAAACTCGAACGCGATGAGATCCTCGCGCAGATCCCTGCAGCGCGCGCGGCGGGGCGCGCGGCGCAGCGCGAACGCTGGTGGCCGGTAGATGTACGTTACGAGCCCGCAACCGAGCGGGTGAACATCGGCTTGCGCGACGGCAAATCGTTGATCATCCCGCGGGCTGATATCGCCGGGTTGGCTAAGGCCACACGAGCACAGCTCGAGCGCGTAGAGCTCGCGGGCGAAGCGATTCGCTGGGACGAGCTCGACGTCGACGTGTCGGTACCAGGCCTGCTCAGCGAATTGCTCGGGCCCAGGTTCTCGACTCAGGCGTCAGGACGATTGGGCGGTAAGGTTCGAAGCAAGGCCAAAGCAGCCGCCGCCCGCGCGAATGGCAGCAGGGGCGGCCGCCGGCGGAAACGCACTTGATCAACGGCCTTTGACGGCCCGGGTCATGGCGATACGGCGCACGCAGCATCGCGGCACACGCGGCACCGCTCCCCGCCAGGTCACGGCGTAGCTTTGAGCGCTGGCGCCGGCGCCTCCACCAGCCCCATCTGCTGCAGCACGAAGGCGTAGTCCAGCGCAATCTCGCGTAGCCGGTCGTAGCGGCCGGAGGCGCCACCGTGCCCGCCACCCATGTTGGTCACCAGCAGCAGCGGATTGGCGTCCGTCTTGAGCACCCGCATGCGGGCCACGTACTTGGCCGGCTCCCAGTACATGACCTGGCTGTCGTTGAACGAGGTCTTGACCAGCATGGCCGGGTAGGCTTTCGCCGCCAGGTTCGTGTAGGGGCAGTATTGCTTGATGTAGGCGTACTCGTCCGGCCGGTGGGGATTGCCCCACTCCTCGTACTCCTGCACGGTGAGCGGCAGGGACGCGTCCAGCATGGTGTTGATGACGTCGACGAAGGGCACGCGCGCGATCACGGCGCGGAACAGATCCGGGCGCAGGTTGGTCACCGCGCCCATGAGCA
This window contains:
- a CDS encoding DUF2442 domain-containing protein — translated: MVKKLERDEILAQIPAARAAGRAAQRERWWPVDVRYEPATERVNIGLRDGKSLIIPRADIAGLAKATRAQLERVELAGEAIRWDELDVDVSVPGLLSELLGPRFSTQASGRLGGKVRSKAKAAAARANGSRGGRRRKRT